TTGCCATTGCAACAAGGGTCTTGAAGCCGTCCCACCCTGATCCGCTCGCGATGACGTCGCCCAGCGGCTGGCCATCATCCTGTGCGTCGACCAGAGCGCCGCCGATTTCGGCGAAGGATTTTAAGGTGTCGCGCACCGCGTTCGCTTCGTCGGCGACTTTCGCTTGGCAAATGCGCTCCGATGCCCGGTAGAGCCTGCCGACGATCCGGTCATGGGTTTCGACCACGGCGTCAGCGAGCATCGCTTGCCATTCCGACGCGCAAACGGCCAGAATCGCAAGCCGCCTGTCTTCCGGAAGATCGCGCATGCCGTCGGCATAGTACCGTTCGCCTTGCCTGCGCAGGCGTGTCATCCGATGAGCAGGAACACCGGCCAGCAGTTCCTCGGGGAGATCGATACGTTGCAGGTATTCGAGCCGGTCGAGCAGCCGGTTGGCTGACGAAGAGTTCGAGCCCGGCTCGAACTGACGCAGCCACACGAAGCGGGTCACCCGATCGTCGGCCGTCTCCTCGAGCAATGCCAGCAACTGTTCCCGGATGGGCACGGACAGCCGACTGGCGATCCTCGTCTCGATCCGCCGCTCGGCATCGACCAGGGCCGTGGCGCAAAGCCGCTCGATCGTCGATGTTGCAGGAAGAACCGTGCGGGTGCGTCGGCACTCCGCCACGAAGCGACGGGCGATATCTTCGTTTGACACCGCCATCTCGGCTTCCCGAAACAGCCAATCCTTCAGCTCGCGCGCACCACGTCCGGAGAAGGTGCGGAATCCGTAGAGCGCCCGCAGTTCGGAAAGATGCTCGTGCCGCGTTTCCTCGCGGGCGGCGTAGTCAACGAGATCGTCGGCAAGCAGGCCGAGCTGTGCTCCGATGAATTCGACGATCTCTGCTGGGATCAGTTCGCCCGGAGCCAGCACCCGGCCGGGATAGCGCAGGACGCACAATTGCAGGGCGAAGCCGAACCTGTTGTGAGCGCGTCGGCGCAGCCTGATGTGTCCAAGGTCTTCATCACTCAGCGTATAGTGCTTGAGCAAATCCGCCTGCGAGGTCGGCAGGCGCAACAGCGCGTCCTTCTGCCGATCGGTTAGAGTGACGCGACGCGGCATCCATGTTCCTTTTTCAAAATCCGATGATGTTCAAGACGCTTTGTTTATGAAGCTGGTTGAGATACATTTCCAGCGAACAAATCATTCGTGGCCAGCGCCCCCCCCTCAAACCACCGTTTAAGAAACATGCTGATCGGATACGCTCGCATCTCCAAAGCCGATGGCTCCCAGTCCCTCGATCTGCAGCACGACGACCTGCGCGCCGCCGGCGTCGAACAGGACAATATCTATGAGGATCGAGCTTCCGGCGGCCGCGACGATCGGCCCGGACTGGCCGCCTGCCTGAAATCCCTGCGCGACGGCGATGTGCTGGTGGTCTGGAAGCTCGACCGCCTCGGGCGATCGCTCGCTCACCTGGTCAACACGGTGAAGGATCTGTCGGATCGCAATATCGGCCTGCGGGTGCTGACCGGAAAGGGCGCCCAGATCGACACCACCACCGCATCCGGCCGCATGGTGTTCGGTATCTTCGCCACTCTGGCCGAGTTCGAGCGTGACCTGATCCGCGAACGGACCATGGCTGGCCTCGCCGCCGCAAGAGCGCGCGGTCGCAAAGGCGGCCGAAAATTCGCCCTGACCAAGGCACAGGTGCGTCTCGCCCAGGCGGCCATGGCACAGCGCGATACTTCCGTTTCCGATCTGTGCAAGGAACTCGGGATCGAGCGCGTCACTCTCTATCGCTACGTCGGCCCAAAAGGCGAACTCAGGGACTATGGGAAGCGCGTTCTTGGCTTAGCGTAGGATTTCGCCCCCTCCCGCAAACGACCCCTCAATCCCCTCGATGCCCTCGACCCTGACGGCCTCGACGTGGCCGAGGACGCAAGCACCCTGGCCGACGCCCTGGTCTATGACGAACCAGGCACGGCCGGCGAGGCGCATTGGAACGAGGAAGCCAAGGCGCTGATCGCCGGAATCATCCTCCATGTCGTCGCGAACGAGCCGCGCGATCGGCGCACCCTCGCCACCCTGCGCGACAACCTCACGCTCGCCCCTGACGCCTTCACGGCGCTGCTCAAGGCCATGCAGGCGTCCACGGCCGCCGGCGGCCTGGTCGCGCGCGCCGCCAATCGTCACCTGGGCAAGTCCGATCGCGAGGCGGCCGGCGTGCTGTCGGCCGCGCAGCGCCATACCCATTTCCTCGACTCGCCGCGCATGGTCGCGGTCCTCGGCCGATCCGATTTCCGCTTTGCCGATCTCAAGGCCAGGACCGCCACCGTGTTCCTCGTCCTGCCGCCCGATCGCCTCGCCACCTATTCCAGATGGCTGCGCCTGCTCGTCACCCAAAGCCTCACCGACATGGCGAGGGCGGGCAGCTCGTCCCCTGCCCCACTGGCTGCGCCAGTCCTCTACCTGCTGGATGAGTTCGCCGCCCTCGGCCACCTCGCCCCCGTCGAGCGCGCTATGGGCCTCATGGCCGGCTACGGCGTCCAGCTCTGGCCCATCCTGCAGGACGTTCACCAGCTCCGCGCCACATACGGCGCGCGCGCCGGCATGTTCCTGTCGAACGCCGGCGTCCTACAGGTGTTCGGCGTCAACGATCACGAAAGCGCCCGCCTCGTCTCCGATCTGCTCGGACAGGAAACCGCCGTGTTCAAGACGATGGGCCAGGCGCTCGATTCCGATAAGTCCGGCATATCCTACGGCGAACACCATTCCGGCCGCCCGCTGCTCACCCCTGATGAGGTCCGCACCCTGCCGCAACACGTCGAAATCCTGTTTCTGGCCGGGCAACGCCCGATCCTCGCCGGCAAGCTCGCCTACTATGCCGATCCCGAGTTTCGGGGCCTGTTCGATCCGATAGAACGATAACCGAAACCATAGTGCTCGGCGGTGTCAAAAGGTGGGTTCTCGCCATGCTCGCGGCCTGCGGCCCCTGCGCGTGGCTCCGATCCCGGCCTTGCGGCCGCTTTTGACGCAGCCTGCGCCCCTATGGAATCCTGAACCTGTCGGGACGAAGGGCGTCCCGCCCCTCGCCCCCGCTCGGGGTTCTCCACGCCTGCGGCGCGTCGAACAAAGGGCTGCACCAGGCGCAGGCGCCAGCCCCCGGCCGGCCCGCTCTCATCATCTAGGGCCGTAGGGACGGACGGGGGTGGATGATTACATGCTTACCTGCAAGCATGTCCGCCCTACCCTGCCGGCGGGGCCTTCCCTCCAAGGTGCTGCGCTATGATCTTCTCATAGGCCGCCTCGTCCATGATCCCGAGGCGGCGCTGTGCGCTCGCCATTTCCGTGATCTCGCGGGCAAGGCGGCTAGGATTCGTCGGCGTCATTGCCATGTTGCCAGCAATCAGGCAATCGCCTGAACGCCCTTCTTCTGGAT
This window of the Chelatococcus sp. HY11 genome carries:
- a CDS encoding recombinase family protein, which encodes MLIGYARISKADGSQSLDLQHDDLRAAGVEQDNIYEDRASGGRDDRPGLAACLKSLRDGDVLVVWKLDRLGRSLAHLVNTVKDLSDRNIGLRVLTGKGAQIDTTTASGRMVFGIFATLAEFERDLIRERTMAGLAAARARGRKGGRKFALTKAQVRLAQAAMAQRDTSVSDLCKELGIERVTLYRYVGPKGELRDYGKRVLGLA